A single Lolium perenne isolate Kyuss_39 chromosome 6, Kyuss_2.0, whole genome shotgun sequence DNA region contains:
- the LOC127306172 gene encoding E2F transcription factor-like E2FF, with amino-acid sequence MDASSSLTAQQAAAASAAADTTPPPALRLSFPHPLQLFAHDGKLRHHAYSRKQKSLGLLCSNFVALYDRDDVDSIGLDDAARRLGVERRRIYDIVNVLESIGILVRKAKNRYSWIGFGGVPMALRELKERALSEKSGLAPLQLVEHSAANLSDDEDDDKLADPEGDTESEKLSQTVDNPSDKPDAPRCHLRSDHRKEKSLGLLTQNFVKLFLTMEVNTISLDEAAKLLLGEGHDESNMRTKVRRLYDIANVLSSLKLIEKTQVDTRKPAFRWLGMDGKSKAEYGVTVAVSPARKTLSNKRAFGTELTNIDINRSKLGSAIQKKAKLAQGGGDILNTYKVAVQGQLRQANKSGFVYGPFHPSCARKQEPDDCKNAGQKKGAQDWESLADSFQPQYQNQELGDLFAHYVDAWKSWYSEFSQGSSIMQQHLGKPANN; translated from the exons ATGGACGCGTCATCCTCTCTCACGGCCCAGCAGGCCGCCGCGGCGTCGGCGGCCGCGGACACGACGCCGCCACCGGCGCTGCGTCTCTCTTTCCCCCATCCGCTGCAGCTGTTCGCCCACGACGGGAAGCTGCGCCACCACGCCTACAGCCGCAAGCAGAAGTCGCTCGGCCTGCTCTGCTCCAA CTTCGTGGCCCTGTACGACCGGGACGACGTGGACTCCATCGGGCTGGACGACGCGGCCCGGCGCCTCGGCGTCGAGCGGCGCCGGATCTACGACATCGTCAACGTGCTCGAGAGCATCGGG ATTCTTGTCAGGAAGGCCAAGAACCGCTACTCCTGGATAGGCTTCGGCGGGGTCCCCATGGCGCTGCGAGAACTCAAG GAGAGGGCATTGAGCGAGAAGTCTGGCTTGGCCCCTCTGCAGCTGGTGGAGCACTCTGCTGCTAAT CTGTcggacgacgaagacgatgataAGCTGGCCGATCCGGAGGGCGACACCGAGAGCGAGAAGCTGAGCCAGACTGTTGACAACCCTTCTGACAAGCCCGATGCACCTCGCTGCCACCTTCGATCTG ATCATAGGAAGGAGAAGTCTCTTGGGTTGCTCACGCAAAATTTCGTGAAGCTGTTCCTCACCATGGAG GTTAACACGATCTCACTTGATGAAGCTGCAAAGCTCCTCCTCGGAGAAGGCCACGACGAGTCCAATATGAGAA CTAAAGTCAGGAGGTTGTATGACATTGCCAATGTGCTGTCTTCATTGAAACTCATTGAGAAG ACACAAGTGGACACAAGGAAGCCTGCATTCCGGTGGTTGGGCATGGATGGGAAATCAAAAGCAGAATATGGTGTCACAGTAGCTGTCTCCCCAGCAAGGAAGACTCTGTCCAACAAGAGAGCATTTGGGACTGAACTCACTAACATTGACATAAACAGAAGCAAACTGGGTTCAGCAATCCAGAAGAAAGCAAAGCTGGCGCAGGGTGGCGGAGATATCTTGAATACCTACAAGGTGGCCGTGCAGGGGCAGCTCAGGCAGGCTAACAAGAGTGGTTTTGTTTATGGGCCTTTCCACCCTTCCTGTGCAAGAAAACAGGAGCCTGATGATTGTAAGAATGCTGGACAAAAGAAGGGTGCCCAGGACTGGGAGAGCCTCGCTGATTCTTTCCAACCACAGTACCAGAACCAAG AACTTGGTGACCTTTTCGCTCATTATGTGGATGCATGGAAGTCCTGGTACTCAGAATTTTCACAGGGTAGCAGCATCATGCAGCAACATCTCGGGAAGCCTGCTAACAACTAA